In Fusarium oxysporum Fo47 chromosome XII, complete sequence, one DNA window encodes the following:
- a CDS encoding heterokaryon incompatibility protein-domain-containing protein — protein MSDNAPKLCSACAAISFDKLFFPDPAPFNPGLRPPPDPCLGTLEEILDRSIECDVCKLIIEAHRQRYIRAPYGCSTNHPDFRIEVPGEEPEIHEEVKTHGLRLTVNKEPIKCFLESRNFSSDRILPDSEDGLDPETGGVNRVLLRLEPRPWMAILANSITLQAVWPSKERQTTSNDIPLDGTGRMIGSLLDLSIPQRWIKQCEDQHGEECQKPKWLSDSDTEWPQRCRVIDVKERRIVDLLPTMRYVALSYVWGTSEKARKSRFERRLTRENLSRLQQPNSLGEIYVPQTIRDAMYVTEQVGERFLWVDALCIVQDDPADLGHQTARMDLIYSKALFTILAACGEDSTSGLAGLPSNPRDVFQRQVKISASGLHVIPLVTLSEEDTLQFSSWNTRGWTFQERLLSRRSLIFTNKQVYWCCDGTTWEEESLLDIPGSTTFARSYSFGCYDEWDDNEAKFSMESFDTYITQFSERKFTYPSDVLPAFLGIIRRFEHLNNEKIHWGLNASTFDQALTWKYGQNRRDETYSYVSGGWARSVPYPSWSWLGWTGFIGGSSSLRIGEDYSKRGVGDMKSLLAFYSLMSDGSVSLIKGTSLRRVNDYGKEEDVMSTAPEKSSHDWIGDTKVTGLIKMDGVSLASELESLSVDQSHQPSPYDTGRIVFWTSHANISIQITNRDGIHMETSEGLVKLDLKLSSPFMKISYYRFEEPLNEDSEPGESKVMNFLRRKPVATSHTISLIVISRYYGFYEGDDEVVKLNVMAVEEKVPGSGVWNRIGFGVMKEEELCNIELRGLETWKAHVKSDGHVQKLQEKVHGDTVSSTPTSSSKLPLSLRQTRDEFEDDDPESESDVEDNDFEEAQELIATTFVPGHCLFCTKDSSTLDESMKHMSTAHGFNIPFQEFLAVDLETLVSYFHFVINTYRECICCGRRRSTVGGIQHHMLAKSHCRFDISPETEDFYEIPQYEDALRDRKQDAGDPVRLPSGRVISHRKHEEPRAPRRDAPDQNRLDSSVSPEPGLEIAHRRTVNGSREVVQANEAILAAQLSRLKVTSDRAAQREEKRWRGRLERANNFFALKRFRLDAADSRMGRQF, from the exons ATGAGTGACAATGCCCCCAAGCTTTGCTCAGCCTGCGCTGCCATCAGTTTCGACAAGCTCTTCTTTCCAGACCCTGCCCCATTCAATCCCGGCCTCAGACCGCCTCCGGATCCTTGTCTAGGTACACTAGAGGAAATCTTGGATCGCTCGATAGAGTGCGATGTCTGCAAGCTCATCATCGAAGCCCATCGCCAACGGTATATACGAGCGCCCTACGGCTGCTCGACGAATCATCCCGATTTCAGAATTGAAGTCCCTGGCGAGGAGCCTGAAATCCACGAGGAAGTCAAGACACATGGGCTGCGACTTACAGTCAACAAAGAGCCTATCAAATGTTTCCTTGAATCGCGAAATTTCTCCTCGGACAGAATTTTGCCGGATTCAGAGGATGGTCTTGATCCGGAGACTGGAGGCGTGAATCGTGTTCTACTCAGGCTAGAACCACGTCCCTGGATGGCTATACTCGCCAACTCGATCACTTTGCAAGCTGTTTGGCCATCAAAAGAGAGACAAACTACAAGCAATGACATTCCACTGGATGGTACAGGTCGAATGATCGGGTCTCTGCTAGATCTCTCAATCCCTCAGCGCTGGATCAAGCAATGCGAAGACCAGCATGGAGAGGAGTGTCAAAAGCCGAAGTGGCTAAGCGATAGCGACACCGAATGGCCTCAGAGATGCCGAGTGATCGATGTCAAGGAACGTCGGATCGTTGACCTTCTCCCGACCATGCGCTACGTTGCTCTCAGCTATGTTTGGGGAACTAGCGAGAAGGCGAGGAAATCACGCTTTGAAAGACGTTTGACTCGAGAGAACCTGTCACGACTTCAGCAGCCGAATAGTCTCGGAGAGATCTACGTGCCTCAAACCATTAGAGATGCAATGTATGTTACGGAACAGGTCGGTGAGAGGTTCCTCTGGGTTGATGCCTTGTGTATCGTGCAAGATGACCCTGCAGATCTTGGTCATCAGACCGCACGGATGGATCTGATCTACTCCAAGGCACTCTTCACGATATTGGCTGCCTGCGGTGAAGACTCGACTTCTGGACTTGCAGGGCTCCCCAGTAATCCACGAGATGTCTTTCAACGACAAGTCAAAATCTCAGCAAGCGGGCTGCATGTCATACCCCTCGTCACTCTATCCGAAGAAGATACTCTCCAATTCTCGTCATGGAACACCAGAGGCTGGACGTTCCAAGAGCGTCTTTTGTCTAGACGCTCACTCATCTTTACCAACAAGCAAGTTTACTGGTGTTGTGATGGCACGACATGGGAGGAAGAGTCACTTCTCGACATCCCTGGATCAACAACCTTCGCTAGATCATATTCATTCGGATGCTACGATGAATGGGACGATAACGAAGCCAAATTCTCTATGGAAAGCTTTGATACGTACATAACGCAATTCTCTGAGCGGAAGTTCACTTACCCTTCTGATGTCCTCCCCGCATTTCTTGGAATCATTCGTCGGTTTGAGCATTTGAACAACGAGAAGATACACTGGGGTCTGAACGCGAGCACTTTTGATCAAGCCTTGACATGGAAATATGGACAAAATCGACGAGATGAGACGTATTCTTATGTTTCTGGCGGATGGGCACGCAGCGTTCCTTATCCTAGCTGGTCTTGGCTTGGATGGACTGGATTTATCGGGGGAAGTTCGAGTCTTCGCATTGGGGAGGACTACAGTAAGAGGGGAGTCGGAGATATGAAGTCGCTCCTGGCGTTTTACTCGTTGATGAGTGATGGGAGCGTGTCTTTGATCAAGGGCACTTCACTGAGGAGAGTGAATGATTAcggaaaggaagaagacgtcATGTCTACGGCTCCTGAGAAGTCTAGCCACGATTGGATCGGCGATACGAAAGTAACTGGACTGATAAAGATGGATGGTGTCTCACTGGCTTCTGAGTTGGAGTCACTGTCGGTcgatcaatctcatcaaccttcGCCTTATGACACAGGACGGATAGTGTTTTGGACAAGCCACGCCAACATATCAATTCAAATCACCAACCGAGACGGCATCCACATGGAGACATCCGAGGGACTAGTCAAGCTTGACTTAAAGCTGTCATCGCCATTCATGAAGATATCTTACTATCGTTTTGAAGAACCCTTGAACGAAGACAGCGAGCCAGGCGAGAGCAAGGtgatgaacttcttgagaagaaagCCCGTTGCGACAAGTCATACCATTAGCCTCATTGTCATATCGAGGTACTATGGGTTTTATgagggtgatgatgaggtGGTGAAGTTGAACGTcatggctgttgaggagaaggtgCCGGGTTCAGGTGTTTGGAATCGGATTGGTTTTGGTGttatgaaggaggagga ACTTTGCAACATCGAGCTACGAGGACTGGAAACATGGAAAGCCCATGTCAAAAGTGACGGACA TGTTCAAAAGCTACAAGAGAAAGTCCATGGCGATACAGTGTCGTCAAcgccaacttcttcttcgaaaTTGCCTTTGTCTTTAAGACAGACAAGAGACGAGTTTGAGGACGATGACCCGGAATCCGAAAGTGACGTTGAAGATAATGATTTCGAAGAAGCCCAGGAACTGATTGCTACAACATTCGTCCCCGGTCACTGCCTCTTCTGCACCAAAGATTCTTCAACTTTAGACGAGAGCATGAAACATATGTCTACAGCACACGGCTTCAATATTCCCTTCCAAGAATTCTTAGCAGTCGATCTCGAAACGCTAGTCTCCTACTTTCACTTCGTTATCAATACATACAGAGAATGCATCTGCTGCGGCAGGCGTCGGAGTACAGTCGGGGGAATTCAGCATCACATGCTAGCTAAAAGCCATTGCCGTTTTGACATCTCACCAGAAACAGAAGATTTTTACGAGATACCGCAATACGAAGATGCCTTGAGGGATAGAAAGCAGGATGCAGGTGATCCTGTGAGGCTACCTTCTGGGAGAGTCATCTCACATCGCAAACACGAAGAACCTCGCGCTCCTCGTCGAGATGCACCAGATCAAAATCGCTTGGACTCTTCGGTATCGCCAGAGCCAGGTCTGGAGATTGCGCATCGACGAACCGTCAATGGAAGCCGAGAGGTTGTTCAGGCCAACGAAGCTATCCTCGCTGCACAGCTCTCAAGGCTTAAGGTTACCAGCGACAGAGCAGCGCAGagggaggagaagagatggagagggAGATTGGAACGAGCGAATAATTTCTTTGCGCTGAAGAGGTTTAGGTTGGATGCTGCGGATAGTCGAATGGGCCGCCAATTTTGA
- a CDS encoding glutathione S-transferase, with translation MSSDSVVYHYLAIGKLGRGEVVKLFLKDAGIDFEEKRYKYPDTWPETSEKLKQQGITRTGSLPSLEYKGLILTQHIPVLRFLSRDLGKYDGKTNEDKYLVDAVSDIYIDWRSQWVANLKGATDEYKNEFLPKYYDLIAKYYSDREGPYLLGDEVSYTDFAIYQSIDNDTRTKTIPSKIPDVLLKFKEVFEARPNIAEYIKSE, from the exons ATGTCCTCAGACTCAGTCGTTTACCACTACCTCGCCATCGGCAAGCTTGGCCGCGGAGAAGTTGTCAA GCTGTTCTTGAAGGATGCTGGCATTGACTTCGAGGAGAAGCGTTATAAATACCCTGATACCTGGCCAGAGACCAgcgagaagctcaagcagcagGGCATCACCCGCACTGGAAgccttccttctcttgaGTACAAAggcctcatcctcactcaG CATATCCCAGTCCTTCGTTTCCTCTCTCGCGACCTCGGCAAGTATGACGGCAAGACGAATGAGGATAAGTATTTGGTAGATGCTGTCTCCGACATCTACATCGATTGGAGA TCCCAATGGGTTGCCAACCTCAAGGGAGCAACCGACGAGTACAAGAACGAATTCCTCCCCAAGTACTACGATCTCATTGCGAAGTACTATTCTGACCGCGAAGGTCCTTATCTTCTCGGTGATGAAGTCAGCTACACCGACTTTGCGATCTACCAGTCCATTGACAACGACACACGAACCAAGACCATCCCT TCTAAAATTCCTGATGTccttctcaagttcaaggaagTTTTCGAGGCTAGGCCCAACATTGCTGAGTACATCAAATCCGAGTAA